In Arthrobacter sp. MN05-02, the genomic stretch GCGCGGTCGGGGCGGCCCGAGCCCTGCCGGACTCCACGATCGTCCTGTGCACGGGCGACGGCGGCGCCCTCATGGCGCTCGCGGACCTCGATTCGTTCATCCGCACCGCCCGGCGCGCGGTCATCGTGGTCTTCAACGACGCCGCCTACGGAGCCGAGATCCACCAGTACGCCGTCCGCGGCATCGACTCCCGACCCATGATGATCGAGGAGGTGGACTTCGCCGCCGTCGCTGCCGCCTTCGGCGCCCGGTCCGCCACGATCGCCTCCCTCGGTGACCTCACCGCCGTGGAGCACTGGCTCGCCTCCGACGACGACGGCGTCCTCCTGCTCGACTGCAAGATCTCGCAGCAGGTCGTGGCGCCGTACATGCAGGAGATCGTGGCCGTCGCCACCGGAAGCCGCTGAGGCCGGCCGGCGGTGCAGCTCATCCGGCAGGTGCCGGGGGTGATCCGGCGGGCGAAGCCGTCGAGCGAAGCCGTCGAGCGCCAAGGCGACCGCCCGGGGGTTGCCGTATCGGACCGGCCGGATCAGCGGGGCCGGAGATCGTAGATCCGCCTGAGCTTCCCGCTGGACCGCACGAGGGACCCCTGCTCAACGACGGCGACGGCGCAGGTGGAGCCGATGTGCGTCTTGATCCGGTGCCGCAGTTCCTCGCCCGCTGCGGCGGCGTCGGCAGCACTGACGCCCTCTCGTGGTTCCACCCTGACGGTCAGCTGGTCCATCCGCTGGCCCTCGGGACGCGTGAGCTCGAGCTGGAAGTGCGGGCTCAGGGCCGGGATGCCCAGGGCCAGTTCTTCGACCTGCGTGGGGAAGAGGTTCACGCCACGCACGATCACCATGTCGTCGCTCCGACCCGTGATGCGCTCCATCCGGCGCATCCCCGCTCGTGCGGTACCGGGCAGCAGGCGGGTGAGGTCGTGGGTGCGGTAGCGGATGATCGGTAGTGCCTCCTTCGTCAGGGAGGTGAAGACGAGTTCGCCCGCCGAGCCGTCGTCGAGCACCTTCTCCGTGAACGGATCGATGATCTCGGGGCGGAAGTGGTCCTCCCACACGTGCGAGCCGTCCTTGGACTCGACGCATTCACCGGCGACGCCGGGGCCCATGACCTCGGACAGGCCGTAGATGTCGCAGGCGTCGAAGCCCATGCGCCCCTGGAGTTCCTGGCGCATACCCTCCGTCCACGGCTCGGCCCCGAGCACAGCGGT encodes the following:
- a CDS encoding phenylacetate-coenzyme A ligase: MTTLPLRATAADPSTLDVEETWSRDHLESVQLERLKATLAHAYTNVPLYRRKFDDAGVHPDDLRELADLAAFPFTTKEDLRSTYPFGMFAVPQERIARVHASSGTTGQPTVVGYTAGDLDRWASLVARSLRASGVKAGWKVHNAYGYGLFTGGLGAHAGAERLGCTVIPVSGGQTERQVQLIRDFEPDAILATPTYLLTILDTMAAAGIDPRTTSLKTAVLGAEPWTEGMRQELQGRMGFDACDIYGLSEVMGPGVAGECVESKDGSHVWEDHFRPEIIDPFTEKVLDDGSAGELVFTSLTKEALPIIRYRTHDLTRLLPGTARAGMRRMERITGRSDDMVIVRGVNLFPTQVEELALGIPALSPHFQLELTRPEGQRMDQLTVRVEPREGVSAADAAAAGEELRHRIKTHIGSTCAVAVVEQGSLVRSSGKLRRIYDLRPR